One Glutamicibacter halophytocola DNA segment encodes these proteins:
- a CDS encoding SCO3242 family prenyltransferase, which produces MSRTNDYLELLRAPAVLTVIGDTLAGGAAANRSPFGRRIALPLASACLYAAGMALNDYADRDLDAVERPERPIPSGRVAPGAALATAAGLTAAGLGLSAFGGGRSAVALGLPLAASIWAYDLVAKRNPVTGALSMGLCRALDVLMGAGSDRVRTALPAAAIMGGHTVAVTALSRGEVSGTSVAVASGATATTVVVSAGVLAGAALAGAQKPGRTSSEASILIRHLAATTAAIAVYASRCGSAQWRAIHEPSAGNALDATKAGIRSMIPLQAALALSHGSPVAGAIIGSLDVVGKVLRSGSRVKRISES; this is translated from the coding sequence ATGAGCCGTACAAATGACTACCTGGAATTGCTGCGTGCCCCAGCCGTATTAACCGTAATCGGGGATACCCTCGCCGGCGGTGCCGCGGCAAATCGCTCCCCGTTTGGGCGAAGGATTGCACTGCCCCTGGCCAGTGCCTGCCTGTACGCAGCGGGGATGGCTCTCAACGACTACGCCGACCGTGACCTTGATGCCGTTGAACGACCAGAGCGGCCCATTCCCTCAGGGCGGGTAGCACCCGGCGCAGCCTTGGCCACTGCTGCGGGACTTACCGCGGCCGGCCTGGGCCTGAGCGCTTTCGGCGGCGGGCGAAGCGCGGTAGCGCTCGGCCTGCCCTTGGCTGCCTCGATCTGGGCCTATGACCTTGTAGCTAAACGGAACCCGGTGACCGGTGCCTTGTCCATGGGGCTGTGCCGGGCACTGGACGTCTTAATGGGGGCAGGATCGGATCGGGTTCGCACCGCATTGCCAGCGGCCGCGATCATGGGCGGACATACCGTGGCCGTCACGGCTCTATCACGCGGCGAAGTCAGCGGCACCAGCGTCGCGGTGGCCTCCGGCGCCACAGCAACCACGGTCGTAGTGTCAGCCGGTGTGCTAGCTGGAGCAGCGCTCGCCGGTGCCCAGAAGCCGGGGAGAACCTCTTCCGAGGCCAGCATCCTGATCCGGCACTTGGCCGCGACCACGGCAGCCATTGCGGTCTATGCCAGCCGCTGCGGCTCAGCTCAATGGCGAGCCATCCACGAGCCGAGCGCGGGCAACGCCTTGGACGCCACCAAAGCGGGCATCCGGTCGATGATCCCGCTGCAGGCAGCGCTGGCGCTCAGCCATGGCAGTCCAGTCGCCGGAGCGATTATCGGTTCCCTGGACGTAGTCGGCAAGGTGCTGCGTTCGGGCAGCAGAGTGAAGAGGATCAGCGAATCATGA
- a CDS encoding ROK family transcriptional regulator: MNDISNFSGLSGSGASELFQILRDGRPRTRTELADLMGLARSTITLRIEALMDLGLVGYVDDAISTGGRPSTRIALKAGSKVVLGIDIGASHVRVALTDLLGHRLKENSQSIEVSKGPDVVLECAVNLGKELLESTNHSLSDLLSVGVGVPGPVEHRTGRPFNPPIMPGWNGFDVPGLLKDHFNVPVLVDNDVNIMALGERNASWPDVDNMLFVKIATGIGSGIISNGRLQRGADGVAGDIGHIRVHNGTGTPCHCGNLDCLEAVASGPAVAKKLRALGHEANSSEDVIALVSSGNAEAVHAVRQAGRDVGEVLSACVSLINPSVIVIGGSMTLTGEHFIAGIREVVYSRAIPVATQHLRIVQSGSGLDAGVLGASMLAIHHAMSPKHIDALVNGLKSD, from the coding sequence ATGAATGACATAAGTAATTTCAGTGGCCTTAGCGGCTCCGGCGCCAGTGAACTTTTCCAAATCCTTCGAGACGGACGACCGCGAACCCGCACCGAATTGGCCGACCTCATGGGCCTGGCTCGCTCAACCATCACTTTGCGCATCGAAGCGCTAATGGACCTGGGGCTCGTTGGGTACGTGGATGACGCCATTTCCACCGGCGGTCGCCCTTCAACCCGCATTGCCCTCAAGGCCGGGAGCAAGGTCGTCCTTGGAATCGATATCGGCGCTTCCCACGTTCGAGTTGCCCTGACCGACCTGCTTGGGCACCGCCTGAAAGAGAACAGCCAGAGTATCGAAGTTTCCAAAGGGCCAGACGTCGTCTTGGAGTGTGCGGTCAACCTGGGCAAGGAGCTCCTCGAGTCAACCAATCATTCCCTGAGCGACCTGCTATCGGTGGGAGTTGGCGTGCCCGGACCCGTCGAGCATCGCACCGGTCGCCCATTCAACCCACCCATCATGCCTGGCTGGAACGGGTTTGACGTCCCTGGGCTTCTAAAAGATCACTTCAACGTTCCCGTTCTCGTGGATAACGATGTAAATATCATGGCCCTCGGCGAACGCAACGCCTCTTGGCCAGATGTGGACAACATGTTGTTCGTAAAAATCGCCACAGGCATTGGCTCAGGGATCATTTCAAACGGAAGACTGCAGCGCGGCGCAGACGGCGTCGCCGGCGATATCGGGCACATAAGAGTTCACAACGGCACCGGAACCCCTTGCCATTGCGGGAACCTGGACTGCCTGGAGGCAGTTGCCTCCGGCCCGGCAGTCGCCAAAAAGTTGCGCGCCCTTGGGCACGAGGCCAACAGCAGCGAGGACGTGATTGCCCTGGTCAGTTCCGGCAATGCGGAAGCCGTACACGCCGTCCGGCAAGCAGGTCGAGACGTTGGCGAAGTCCTCTCCGCCTGCGTAAGCCTCATAAACCCTTCCGTAATTGTGATCGGAGGCTCCATGACACTGACCGGCGAGCACTTCATTGCAGGCATCCGCGAAGTCGTGTACTCCCGCGCCATACCCGTCGCAACCCAGCACCTGCGAATCGTCCAGTCCGGATCGGGATTGGATGCGGGAGTGCTTGGCGCAAGCATGCTCGCCATCCACCACGCCATGTCACCAAAACATATTGATGCGTTGGTCAATGGCCTTAAGAGCGACTAA
- a CDS encoding TatD family hydrolase produces MRIFDPHIHMSSRTTNDYEAMFASGVRALVEPAFWLGQPRTSVESFLDYFDSLLGWERFRAAQFGIRHHATIALNPKEANDPRCVPVLEELPRYLVKEGVVAVGEIGYDSMTPAEDHAFATQLQLAREYDLPVLVHTPHREKLAGTRRTLDVVRESGIAAGTVLVDHLNETNIEMVKEAGSWMGFSIYPDTKMDERRMVDLLQRYGTERMLVNSAADWGRSDPLKTRRTAEAMLAAGFSEEDVDQVLWRNPVEFYGQSGQLILDPIPGFESSAFPDPAAGFEGNSVLRGERVS; encoded by the coding sequence ATGCGCATCTTTGACCCTCATATCCACATGAGCAGCCGCACCACCAATGACTATGAAGCAATGTTTGCTTCGGGGGTGCGTGCTCTGGTTGAACCGGCGTTCTGGCTGGGGCAGCCGCGCACCAGCGTTGAGTCGTTCTTGGATTATTTTGACTCATTGCTCGGGTGGGAACGGTTCAGGGCCGCCCAATTCGGAATTCGGCATCATGCCACGATTGCCTTGAATCCCAAGGAGGCCAACGACCCTCGTTGCGTACCCGTGCTCGAAGAGCTGCCTCGCTACCTGGTGAAGGAGGGTGTCGTCGCGGTCGGCGAAATCGGCTACGACTCCATGACACCTGCCGAGGACCATGCCTTTGCGACCCAGCTGCAACTGGCCCGCGAGTACGACTTGCCGGTCCTGGTGCACACGCCGCACCGCGAGAAGCTCGCCGGAACCCGGCGCACCCTGGACGTGGTGCGCGAATCCGGGATCGCGGCCGGCACCGTGCTGGTGGATCACCTCAACGAAACCAATATCGAAATGGTCAAGGAGGCTGGTTCCTGGATGGGCTTCTCCATATACCCGGACACAAAGATGGATGAACGGCGCATGGTCGACTTGCTGCAGCGCTACGGCACCGAGCGCATGCTGGTGAACTCGGCTGCCGACTGGGGACGGTCTGATCCATTAAAAACCAGGCGCACAGCAGAAGCGATGCTGGCCGCTGGATTCAGCGAAGAAGATGTGGACCAGGTCCTATGGCGCAATCCGGTGGAGTTCTACGGGCAAAGCGGCCAATTGATCCTTGATCCTATTCCCGGATTCGAAAGCAGTGCTTTCCCTGACCCTGCTGCTGGCTTTGAGGGGAATTCCGTACTACGAGGGGAGAGAGTCTCATGA
- a CDS encoding inositol-3-phosphate synthase, giving the protein MPAGSTFDETMATPEHDRGESKVGRVGLWLIGARGSVATTATTGLAAICAGLAPAVGCVTSQDEFSTIPLPRFSDLVIGGHDISDVSIAKRAEHLVSTGMLPQHLVQAIQAELEDADSRVRPGYFPGAEGVPQAEIARRLAVDIRQFRNGHGLDRVVVIDVSSTEAPIDHLPEFDDLDLLMAALEDPAQEILPPSSLSAYAAILAEAPYICFTPSPALNIPALAQLAAERGIPTAGQDGKTGQTWLRSVLAPGLAARGLRVLSWAGANLLGGGDGATLADPQAVAGKLQSKNRGLQSLTNAATTPLHIDNVPDLGETKVAWDHINVEGFLGSRLTLQTTWSAYDSMLAAPMILDLARLMGLADAAGQQGQVGQLGFFFKDPWGSDEHAFAEQSRLLLDWAQQAGARISAMTQMPDGRISQGAAAR; this is encoded by the coding sequence ATGCCAGCTGGCAGCACTTTCGATGAAACCATGGCCACACCAGAGCATGATCGAGGGGAATCCAAAGTAGGCCGAGTGGGCTTGTGGCTCATCGGCGCCCGCGGATCCGTGGCGACCACTGCCACGACCGGACTCGCTGCGATCTGCGCTGGGCTGGCACCAGCCGTCGGCTGCGTGACCAGCCAGGACGAATTTTCAACTATTCCACTACCTAGATTCTCTGACCTGGTCATTGGCGGTCATGATATTAGCGACGTTTCGATAGCCAAGCGAGCAGAGCACTTGGTCAGCACCGGAATGTTGCCGCAACATTTGGTTCAGGCCATTCAGGCCGAATTGGAAGACGCCGATTCCCGGGTCCGGCCCGGATACTTTCCGGGCGCTGAAGGTGTACCGCAGGCCGAGATAGCACGCCGCCTTGCCGTAGACATCCGCCAATTCCGGAATGGCCATGGCTTGGATCGGGTAGTTGTGATCGATGTGTCCTCGACGGAAGCACCGATTGATCACCTGCCCGAATTTGATGATCTGGACCTGCTCATGGCGGCTCTTGAGGATCCCGCACAAGAGATCCTTCCCCCTAGCTCGCTCAGCGCCTATGCAGCGATTCTCGCCGAAGCGCCATATATCTGCTTCACGCCCTCGCCTGCCCTGAACATCCCGGCACTGGCGCAGCTCGCCGCCGAGCGCGGTATTCCAACTGCGGGCCAGGATGGCAAAACCGGGCAGACCTGGCTGCGCTCGGTACTGGCGCCAGGCTTGGCCGCGCGCGGATTGCGGGTCCTGTCATGGGCTGGTGCCAATTTGCTCGGAGGAGGAGACGGCGCCACTTTGGCTGACCCGCAGGCTGTGGCAGGTAAGCTCCAATCCAAGAACCGTGGCCTCCAGTCCCTAACCAATGCCGCAACTACGCCTTTGCATATTGACAACGTCCCGGACCTCGGGGAAACCAAAGTCGCTTGGGACCACATTAATGTGGAAGGATTCCTCGGATCCCGCCTGACCTTGCAGACCACGTGGAGCGCTTACGATTCAATGCTGGCAGCCCCGATGATCCTCGATCTCGCCAGGCTCATGGGCCTGGCCGATGCCGCTGGGCAACAGGGGCAGGTCGGCCAGCTCGGGTTCTTCTTCAAGGATCCATGGGGCAGCGATGAGCATGCCTTTGCCGAGCAAAGCCGGCTTCTCTTGGACTGGGCACAGCAGGCAGGTGCACGGATTTCCGCCATGACCCAGATGCCAGACGGCCGCATTTCGCAGGGTGCCGCAGCCCGATGA
- a CDS encoding EboA domain-containing protein: MSAAVQQQPAQDFPFAIGYGTNGWADHPLPVAVRLLAEQGYTAVALTLGHPHLDPFAPDVQNQVAEIRSLLGKHQMRVVIETGTRFLLDARHKHRPALVEEHAEVRLEFLRRAIDIAAALDAECVSFFSGILPEGTSAQLGWQRLIARVGQLVDYAASNGVLLSIEPEPGMLVETVADALRLRTELGNPQGLRVTVDIGHCVVVEPHGVEAALRQAGELLANVQLDDMMAHAHEHLPFGQGIVDLSAALNTLADMDYRGIAAVELPRHSWDAPALALDSMAALREAWAASEAQRTIEAWLRECLSAVAENASGLPRIFASAGRRVGRAPNSPQADPAGVLYGTADDTARARLIRELSRIHEPGPFAQEIRDLYYRGDSAERRGVLRGINLLAQSMPELDGRIIATGLELTSDALRTNETSLVAAAVGAFAASHLDQHAWRHAVLKLIFMGVSLSAVSDLSIRADAELARMAEDFAAERRAAHRPVPTDVGLLQDLASHTSRP; this comes from the coding sequence ATGAGCGCAGCTGTACAACAACAACCAGCCCAGGACTTTCCTTTCGCAATCGGCTACGGAACCAACGGCTGGGCGGATCACCCGTTGCCAGTGGCGGTGCGGCTGCTGGCTGAGCAGGGCTACACCGCGGTGGCTTTGACTTTGGGGCACCCGCATCTGGATCCGTTTGCCCCGGACGTGCAAAATCAGGTCGCCGAAATCCGCAGCCTGCTTGGGAAACACCAAATGCGAGTTGTCATCGAAACAGGAACCCGGTTCCTGCTCGATGCCAGGCACAAGCACCGCCCGGCGCTTGTTGAAGAACATGCCGAAGTCCGCCTTGAATTCCTGCGCCGCGCTATTGATATCGCGGCTGCTTTGGACGCCGAGTGCGTATCTTTTTTCTCGGGGATCCTGCCGGAGGGGACATCGGCGCAACTTGGCTGGCAGCGCTTGATTGCGCGCGTTGGCCAGCTGGTCGACTATGCCGCTTCGAACGGCGTGCTGCTCAGCATCGAACCTGAGCCGGGGATGCTCGTGGAAACCGTGGCCGACGCGTTGCGACTGCGAACCGAGCTGGGGAACCCGCAGGGGTTGCGCGTCACCGTGGATATTGGGCACTGCGTCGTGGTTGAGCCGCATGGGGTGGAAGCGGCATTGCGCCAAGCAGGGGAATTGCTGGCCAATGTGCAGCTTGATGACATGATGGCGCACGCCCACGAGCACCTTCCGTTTGGGCAGGGCATCGTCGACCTGTCCGCGGCGCTGAACACCTTGGCCGATATGGATTACCGGGGCATAGCTGCCGTGGAATTGCCACGCCATTCTTGGGATGCGCCGGCTTTGGCCCTGGACAGCATGGCCGCCCTGCGCGAGGCATGGGCTGCTTCGGAAGCGCAAAGGACAATCGAAGCTTGGCTGCGCGAATGCCTATCGGCTGTGGCCGAAAATGCCAGCGGCTTGCCTCGGATTTTCGCCAGTGCCGGACGCCGTGTGGGCAGGGCTCCAAATTCTCCGCAGGCCGACCCCGCTGGGGTCCTGTACGGGACTGCGGATGACACGGCCCGTGCCCGGCTGATCCGTGAACTGTCCCGAATTCATGAGCCCGGCCCATTCGCCCAGGAAATTCGGGATTTGTACTACCGCGGAGATTCAGCTGAACGAAGGGGCGTATTGCGTGGCATCAATTTGCTTGCGCAGTCGATGCCCGAGCTGGACGGCCGAATAATTGCCACGGGCCTGGAACTCACCTCTGATGCGTTGCGCACCAACGAGACCTCGCTGGTTGCCGCGGCTGTTGGAGCGTTTGCGGCATCGCACCTTGACCAGCACGCCTGGCGCCATGCGGTGCTCAAGCTCATTTTCATGGGCGTGAGCCTGAGCGCGGTCAGCGACCTGTCAATCCGTGCTGATGCCGAACTAGCCCGAATGGCCGAGGACTTCGCAGCAGAGCGCCGCGCCGCCCACCGACCTGTTCCCACAGACGTTGGCTTGCTGCAGGACCTGGCCAGCCACACCTCACGACCCTAA
- a CDS encoding sugar phosphate isomerase/epimerase family protein — translation MANRPRATPKKQLPLRALGAVAVLTLATGTLNGATQSESRHRAADNAGSDHCQGRGIPANKISIQMFSYSNWGNVIGTEKIFAELAAIGYENVEPFDGTYEGRTAKEFSELLERHGLNAPTAHGSTDEKTFAETIDFAKTVGQRYTGSGGSASPGTDTLRDTLETARTLNRLGEKSKNSGTGKIFVHNHQGEFTRQFPHPRTGELTSAWELLAEFTDPRYVTFELDVLWAADAGVDVVQLLSDYGERVELLHVKDGFLNGDERAVPTDLGEGELEWTPILDAAQKQVKYFIVERDLAPSTAEFARDSFEFLSCYTC, via the coding sequence ATGGCCAATCGCCCGCGGGCAACACCTAAGAAACAGTTGCCATTGCGCGCACTGGGTGCGGTGGCTGTGCTGACACTGGCGACTGGCACGCTAAATGGTGCGACCCAATCGGAGAGCCGCCATCGAGCTGCAGATAATGCAGGGAGTGATCACTGCCAAGGGCGCGGCATACCTGCAAATAAGATTTCGATCCAAATGTTCAGCTATTCGAACTGGGGGAACGTCATCGGCACTGAGAAGATCTTTGCCGAGCTGGCCGCCATTGGATATGAAAACGTCGAGCCCTTTGACGGAACCTACGAAGGCCGCACAGCCAAGGAATTCTCCGAACTTCTTGAACGGCACGGACTAAATGCGCCAACAGCTCATGGAAGCACAGACGAGAAAACTTTCGCAGAGACTATAGATTTCGCCAAAACCGTGGGACAGCGGTACACGGGGTCAGGGGGCTCAGCCTCACCTGGAACAGATACGCTCCGTGACACTCTCGAAACTGCGAGAACCCTCAATCGCTTGGGCGAAAAGTCGAAAAATTCCGGTACGGGAAAAATCTTTGTTCATAACCATCAAGGGGAATTCACTCGCCAGTTTCCGCATCCTCGGACGGGGGAGCTCACCAGCGCGTGGGAATTGCTGGCCGAGTTCACCGACCCCAGATACGTGACGTTTGAACTTGATGTCCTCTGGGCCGCGGATGCGGGAGTCGATGTTGTTCAGCTTTTGAGCGACTACGGCGAAAGGGTTGAACTATTGCACGTCAAAGACGGTTTCCTCAATGGCGACGAGCGAGCGGTTCCAACTGACTTGGGCGAAGGGGAACTTGAGTGGACACCGATTCTCGACGCCGCCCAAAAACAGGTCAAGTACTTCATTGTGGAACGCGATCTTGCGCCATCCACTGCGGAATTCGCGCGTGACAGCTTCGAATTCCTCAGTTGCTACACCTGCTGA
- a CDS encoding alkaline phosphatase family protein, with protein MKPVLLLNVVGLTSRALARMPRLAKLANQGWSARLGTVLPAVTCSAQATMLTGLPPSEHGIVGNGWYFRELGEVHLWRQHNRLVAGESIWETARLQKPEYTSANICWWYAMGMSTDLTVTPRPIYHADGRKSPDAYMRPPELHDELVDAHGEFPLFQYWGPTASIASSRWIINSTRHVIRTRAPHLVTAYLPHLDYDLQRFGPRSAEADAAAAELDAALAPLIDEAEADGYTVMVVAEYGIEDAHTPVDINRELRREGLLEVYVQDGREQLDPWTSRAFAVADHQVAHVYVKHEADIGRVAAILRALDGVDEVLDRQAQARYGLDHQRSGELVVVAEPGAWFTYYFWLDDSRAPEYARGVDIHRKPGYDPAELFFDPADRWAKAKAGVNLLKKKAGLRYAMSTVPLDPSCVKGTHGRLAESAQDMPLILCSDVSVSTEISALLESGRAVPAASVKSLVLHAQGLESSVASSL; from the coding sequence GTGAAACCAGTACTGCTACTTAACGTCGTCGGATTGACGTCCCGGGCGCTGGCGCGCATGCCGCGGCTTGCGAAATTGGCCAACCAAGGCTGGTCGGCAAGGCTGGGCACCGTTTTGCCTGCCGTCACCTGCTCGGCCCAGGCGACCATGCTGACCGGCCTGCCTCCGTCCGAGCATGGAATTGTTGGCAACGGCTGGTATTTCCGGGAACTGGGGGAGGTGCACCTGTGGCGCCAGCACAATCGCCTGGTGGCTGGAGAAAGCATTTGGGAGACTGCCCGGCTGCAGAAACCCGAGTACACCTCGGCGAATATCTGCTGGTGGTACGCGATGGGAATGAGCACCGACCTGACCGTGACTCCGCGACCTATCTATCATGCTGACGGGCGCAAATCCCCTGACGCATACATGCGGCCGCCCGAGCTGCATGATGAATTGGTCGATGCCCATGGCGAATTCCCGCTGTTCCAGTATTGGGGTCCGACCGCGTCCATAGCCTCCAGCCGATGGATCATCAACTCAACCAGGCATGTAATTCGTACCCGTGCACCGCACCTGGTGACTGCCTACCTTCCGCACCTGGATTATGACCTGCAGCGTTTCGGCCCGCGCTCGGCAGAGGCGGACGCCGCTGCGGCCGAACTGGATGCCGCGTTGGCCCCATTGATTGATGAGGCTGAAGCGGATGGCTACACCGTGATGGTGGTCGCTGAATACGGCATCGAAGATGCGCATACGCCGGTGGACATCAATCGCGAGCTTCGGCGCGAGGGCCTGCTCGAAGTCTACGTTCAAGACGGACGGGAGCAGTTGGACCCCTGGACCTCGCGGGCATTCGCCGTCGCGGATCATCAGGTCGCCCATGTTTACGTGAAGCACGAGGCCGACATCGGACGAGTGGCGGCTATATTGCGTGCCCTGGACGGTGTTGACGAAGTGCTTGATCGGCAGGCGCAGGCCCGGTATGGGCTGGATCACCAGCGCTCCGGGGAACTGGTTGTCGTGGCTGAACCCGGTGCGTGGTTCACCTATTACTTCTGGCTGGACGACTCGCGCGCGCCAGAATATGCCCGCGGGGTGGATATCCATCGCAAGCCAGGCTACGACCCGGCTGAGCTGTTCTTTGACCCTGCTGATCGTTGGGCGAAGGCCAAGGCCGGTGTAAACCTGCTCAAGAAGAAAGCGGGCTTGCGGTATGCCATGAGCACCGTTCCGCTGGATCCTTCCTGCGTAAAAGGCACACATGGGCGCCTGGCGGAATCTGCCCAGGATATGCCATTGATCCTCTGCTCGGATGTCTCGGTGTCAACCGAGATTTCGGCCCTTTTGGAGTCGGGCCGAGCCGTGCCGGCAGCGTCGGTGAAGTCCCTGGTCCTGCATGCGCAGGGCCTCGAATCGTCGGTGGCTTCATCGCTTTGA
- the eboE gene encoding metabolite traffic protein EboE: MRLSYCTNVHPAEDLEGVITQLRHYAGNIRRRAGLQVLGVGLWIPSALATRLAASEQDRQALREVLEAEGLQLHTINAFPYGGFHDEVVKHAVYLPTWAEPARLEYTLRCAQILADLLPEGEVGSISTLPLAWRDPWDEAQDQAATNAFAQLSQGLRELKERTGRTVRVAIEPEPGCVLDTISDIVQWLGARLERGIDPEFVGVCVDTCHLAVSFADPAGAIAQIQNAGLRVVKVQASAALHVLDPKDRTARAALESFVEPKYLHQVRESSAAGVIPADDLDTALAELPGSGPWRVHFHIPLHHVPAAPLQTTTDVLQATVSEAGKLPYADEVHLDVETYTWSVLPQHGNAEEVGIVDGIAAELVWAEENLMAPVHAS; this comes from the coding sequence ATGAGACTGTCCTACTGCACCAACGTCCATCCCGCAGAGGATTTGGAAGGCGTCATCACCCAGTTGCGCCACTACGCCGGCAATATCCGGCGCCGAGCCGGCCTGCAGGTCCTCGGCGTTGGGCTGTGGATCCCCTCCGCACTGGCCACGAGATTGGCAGCTAGCGAGCAGGACCGCCAGGCCCTGCGCGAAGTGCTAGAGGCTGAGGGCCTGCAGCTGCACACCATCAATGCTTTTCCCTATGGCGGATTCCACGATGAAGTTGTCAAGCATGCAGTCTATCTGCCTACGTGGGCCGAGCCAGCGCGCTTGGAATATACGCTGCGCTGCGCGCAGATCCTCGCGGATCTGCTGCCGGAAGGGGAAGTCGGATCGATTTCCACGCTTCCGCTGGCTTGGCGCGACCCATGGGATGAAGCCCAGGACCAGGCAGCGACCAACGCTTTTGCGCAGTTGAGCCAGGGGCTTCGCGAGCTCAAGGAACGTACCGGCCGCACCGTGCGGGTGGCCATCGAGCCAGAGCCGGGATGCGTGCTCGACACCATCAGCGACATTGTCCAATGGCTCGGTGCCCGGCTGGAACGGGGCATCGATCCGGAGTTTGTCGGGGTTTGCGTTGACACCTGCCACCTGGCTGTCTCGTTCGCTGATCCTGCCGGAGCCATCGCGCAGATCCAGAATGCGGGCTTGCGAGTCGTCAAGGTCCAGGCCTCGGCAGCTCTGCACGTGCTCGACCCGAAGGACCGCACGGCACGTGCCGCGCTGGAAAGTTTTGTTGAACCGAAATACCTGCACCAGGTGCGCGAATCCTCGGCTGCAGGAGTGATTCCGGCCGATGACCTGGACACCGCGCTCGCCGAACTGCCTGGGTCAGGTCCGTGGCGGGTGCACTTCCATATTCCTTTGCACCATGTTCCGGCCGCTCCCTTGCAAACGACCACCGATGTATTGCAAGCGACGGTGAGCGAGGCAGGCAAGCTTCCCTATGCGGACGAGGTTCATTTGGATGTCGAAACCTATACCTGGAGCGTGCTTCCGCAGCATGGCAATGCCGAGGAAGTCGGCATCGTCGACGGAATCGCCGCCGAACTGGTATGGGCTGAAGAGAATCTGATGGCTCCGGTGCACGCGAGCTGA
- a CDS encoding sugar phosphate isomerase/epimerase family protein produces the protein MCFGFNAPAALKRSLEQKEVGRRGFLSGAAALGATIGLAGMGVAPAMAAPAGVRPVPPGLISIQLYTLRSIMNGDGVDQTLAALANYGYSKVELAGFYGRTAEQLRATLDSFGITPSSSHSGLSDSPAALETKLADAVTLGQTHINVPYLVSSNGDDWRRWADQMNEEAAAANAAGLKYGYHNHAHEFTTDLGNGETPWDIFTSRLDPRLVHLEVDLYWAVTGGVGVGAADPIQFAIDTIKQAPQKTLQYHVKDRDAAGDFADLGTGAIDFSRIFAAHRPKEFIVENDRPDVTPLQTAEVGFNYLRKLRF, from the coding sequence ATGTGCTTCGGATTCAATGCTCCAGCCGCCCTCAAACGCTCACTGGAGCAAAAAGAAGTCGGCCGACGAGGCTTCCTCAGTGGTGCCGCCGCTCTGGGCGCCACCATCGGACTGGCCGGAATGGGCGTTGCCCCAGCCATGGCGGCTCCAGCCGGCGTCCGCCCGGTGCCCCCGGGACTGATCAGCATCCAGCTGTACACCCTTCGCTCGATCATGAACGGTGACGGAGTGGACCAAACCCTGGCCGCGCTGGCCAACTACGGTTACAGCAAGGTGGAACTGGCCGGCTTCTACGGACGCACCGCCGAGCAACTGCGTGCAACCCTCGATTCATTCGGCATCACCCCTTCCTCCAGCCACTCCGGACTCAGCGATTCACCCGCAGCCTTGGAAACCAAGCTGGCCGACGCGGTCACGCTGGGCCAAACCCACATCAACGTGCCCTACCTCGTCTCCAGCAACGGTGACGACTGGCGCCGCTGGGCTGACCAGATGAACGAAGAAGCAGCGGCAGCCAACGCTGCCGGTCTGAAGTACGGCTACCACAATCACGCCCACGAGTTCACGACGGATCTGGGCAACGGCGAAACCCCGTGGGACATTTTCACCAGCCGCTTGGATCCACGTCTCGTCCATCTCGAAGTTGACCTTTACTGGGCCGTCACCGGCGGCGTGGGTGTTGGCGCCGCGGATCCAATCCAGTTCGCCATCGACACCATCAAGCAGGCACCACAGAAGACCCTGCAGTACCATGTCAAGGACCGCGACGCAGCTGGCGACTTTGCCGACCTCGGTACCGGAGCCATCGATTTCTCGCGCATCTTCGCGGCCCACCGCCCGAAGGAGTTCATCGTGGAGAATGACCGTCCGGACGTCACCCCGCTGCAGACTGCAGAAGTAGGCTTCAACTACCTGCGAAAGCTGCGTTTCTAG